From Pleurocapsa sp. PCC 7319:
TTGGCGGGGTTCCCCCGCTTGAAGCCACTGCTGAACCCTTTAGGGGGTACGATGCGGCCATACGCCTGGCCTTTGTCCCGCTTGAAGGAACTGTCGCCCTAAAGGATACCGCTTCGCATAAGGGCGGGGGTTTCCCCCATGAACAACTTCATCAAGAAGAAACTGTCGTTGGCGGAGCCTTCTCGAAGAGTACCCGAAGGGCTTATAGCTATCGGGTTTAATGCCCCCAGCAAACGAAGTTTGGTGGTCTACAATTAGGAGAGGTTAAAGCCTCTTATAATTGGCTTACAGCTTACAGCTTATAGCTGCGGCTCTGCCGCTTTACCAAGGATTGCCAATAATTGTAAATCCTGCCCAATAAAAAGGATGATCGAAGTTTTCCGATTGAGTTTCGATAGTAGATGCCGGCAAATTCACCTCTACTGCCGAGCCTTTAACTTTATTTTCTTCCACATAAACTTTCTTTTTAAGCATACTAATTTGGGCTTGTCTTAAGGCTTCTGCTTTGACTGGGATTGATTTAAGTTTCTGATAAAATTCGCTCATCAAGACAACTGTTCCCGAATCATTGATTGCCCATAAACTGGCTAAAGCCGATTTGACTCCCGCCTGCATCGCTAATCCAGCAAAACCAAACTCGGCATCGTGATCTCCCAAGGCAGTTTCACAAGCACTAAGAACTAATAAATCAACTGGAGGAAGCTCTAATTCTAGACTGGCAATTTGATCTAAACTCATTTTGCGATCGCCAAACTGAATATAAGAATCCTCCGGTGAACCAGATTTAAACTTAGAGTGGGAAGCAATATGAATAATGTCAAAACCCCCCTGTTGATGAGCATTTTTGAGATTTTGAACCGTAAAGTCTTGATTGAGTATTTTACGCCCTGACCACAATTTCGGCACAATTGTCTCTAATTCTACTTCGACACCTGGTAAGGATGGCAAATCTTTAAATTCTGAGGCTCCCATCGCCAGTACCTTTTTCTCAGGCTTAGGTTTATAGCTGGTATCAGTGAGATTAAATGCCGGAATACGGGCTAAATTATATTTTTCAATGACGAATTGTTCTCCATCATGTAAGGCAGCAAAGGGAAGAGAGCGCAAAGTAGGACCCGTGCAAAGCAACAAGGTGTCAATTTGTTCGGCTTCCAGATAAGGCTCTAGTGGTTTAAACAACCATCGATGAATCAATCTTGCTGGAGGTAAATACTTCAGAGAACGGCGGTCAGCAATTCCTGTTTCTAAGCGCTCGACCATACTGGTTAGACGTTCGCGGTCTGCTCCTCTAACTTTTTTGGTGACAAATTGCTGTTCGGGAGTAATAAGTATTAGTTGTA
This genomic window contains:
- a CDS encoding CHAT domain-containing protein — translated: MLRKILSSLTRIWNKWSYILISGSLAIAIIVSNTHPLRSQIVSSSEAVSPPKEELVDLEKFSDMVAKLEAKWESDYEGYFDRNFSNRSRSAKQIAKHLKEIQEQINIRPAVIWAVPKDDFLQLILITPEQQFVTKKVRGADRERLTSMVERLETGIADRRSLKYLPPARLIHRWLFKPLEPYLEAEQIDTLLLCTGPTLRSLPFAALHDGEQFVIEKYNLARIPAFNLTDTSYKPKPEKKVLAMGASEFKDLPSLPGVEVELETIVPKLWSGRKILNQDFTVQNLKNAHQQGGFDIIHIASHSKFKSGSPEDSYIQFGDRKMSLDQIASLELELPPVDLLVLSACETALGDHDAEFGFAGLAMQAGVKSALASLWAINDSGTVVLMSEFYQKLKSIPVKAEALRQAQISMLKKKVYVEENKVKGSAVEVNLPASTIETQSENFDHPFYWAGFTIIGNPW